In Mycobacterium sp. Aquia_216, a genomic segment contains:
- a CDS encoding DUF1003 domain-containing protein encodes MTTRSFNADRHIPQLVPHRLPRDSQIHHPAVLAEAKRRSERLHLRMADRITAFAGSMNFVWIHAVIFAVWIFILEKYSWPILALVVSLEAIFLSTFVMIGQNRQAAFQQAQADHDFEAQELELKANTELTRQIQILTEELHRHFIGESS; translated from the coding sequence ATGACAACCCGGAGCTTCAACGCCGATCGGCACATCCCTCAACTCGTCCCGCACCGGTTGCCGCGCGATAGTCAAATCCACCATCCGGCCGTGCTGGCAGAGGCGAAGAGACGAAGCGAGAGACTGCACTTGCGGATGGCCGATCGCATCACCGCTTTCGCCGGCTCGATGAACTTCGTCTGGATTCACGCGGTCATTTTCGCCGTGTGGATATTCATATTGGAAAAGTACTCGTGGCCGATACTGGCTCTGGTGGTATCGCTTGAAGCGATCTTCTTGTCGACGTTTGTCATGATCGGCCAGAATCGCCAAGCCGCCTTCCAACAGGCCCAAGCCGACCACGACTTTGAAGCTCAGGAACTGGAGCTCAAAGCCAACACCGAATTGACCCGCCAAATCCAAATCCTCACAGAGGAATTGCACCGGCACTTCATCGGCGAATCCTCCTAG
- a CDS encoding AMP-binding protein, which yields MRPSFTAHIDTFCRDNMPAKELWPELLFNLPGLQYPARLNCAVELLDKVADRIGVDHPCLLTPDAPPWTYGDLRRVSNQVAAVLVEDYGIVPGNRVLLRGPNNPWLVACWFAIIKAGAVAVTTMPMLREVELTKIANAASVDLALCDARFTEALTASDVAGLRVAEFGGDAGLTTAIESKAADFTAVDTAADDVALLAFTSGTTGRPKATMHFHRDVLAVADTFSAHVLKPVTTDIFTGTPPVAFTFGLGGLVVFPLRVGAATLLLEKATPDELADHIAQHEVTICFTAPTAYRAMVASGNAHKISTLRRAVAAGEHLPASTWHAVFDATGVKLINGIGATEMLHIFVASPTDEIKVGSTGRAVPGYVVAVLDDQGKPQPPGTPGQLAVKGPTGCRYLADDRQGEYVKKGWNVTGDTFIQDADGYLWYQARSDDMIVSSGYNIAAPEVEEALLTHPDVSECAVAGVPDIDRGQLVTAFVVLREGVDRGARVATGLQDFVKQRIAPYKYPRRVVFVDELPKTSSGKLQRSRLPGVARDGAKPI from the coding sequence ATGAGACCGTCGTTTACTGCCCACATCGACACCTTCTGTCGGGACAACATGCCGGCAAAGGAGCTGTGGCCCGAGCTGCTGTTCAACCTGCCGGGACTCCAATACCCTGCGCGATTGAATTGTGCCGTCGAGTTGCTGGACAAGGTCGCTGACCGTATCGGCGTTGACCACCCGTGTCTGCTGACGCCCGACGCGCCCCCGTGGACATACGGCGACTTGCGTCGCGTCTCGAACCAGGTCGCCGCGGTGTTGGTCGAGGACTACGGAATTGTCCCCGGTAATCGTGTTTTACTCCGCGGTCCCAACAACCCGTGGCTGGTGGCCTGCTGGTTCGCGATCATCAAGGCCGGGGCCGTCGCAGTCACCACGATGCCGATGCTGCGCGAAGTCGAACTAACTAAGATCGCCAATGCGGCCAGCGTCGATTTGGCGTTGTGCGACGCACGCTTCACTGAGGCCCTCACTGCGTCGGATGTCGCAGGCCTGCGAGTCGCCGAGTTCGGCGGCGACGCCGGCCTCACCACTGCGATCGAGAGCAAGGCCGCCGACTTCACGGCAGTCGACACCGCCGCGGACGATGTTGCGCTACTTGCGTTTACGTCAGGAACCACCGGTCGCCCAAAAGCCACGATGCACTTCCACCGCGACGTGTTAGCCGTCGCCGATACATTCTCAGCACACGTGCTCAAACCCGTCACTACTGACATCTTCACGGGTACTCCACCGGTGGCGTTTACCTTTGGTCTCGGCGGTCTCGTCGTTTTTCCGCTGCGCGTTGGCGCCGCAACGCTGCTTCTCGAAAAGGCAACACCAGACGAGCTCGCTGACCACATCGCCCAGCATGAGGTCACTATTTGCTTCACCGCGCCAACGGCGTACCGCGCAATGGTCGCCTCGGGCAACGCGCACAAGATATCGACGTTGCGCCGCGCGGTCGCCGCAGGCGAGCATCTTCCTGCCTCCACCTGGCACGCGGTCTTCGACGCGACCGGCGTTAAGCTCATTAATGGCATCGGAGCCACCGAGATGTTGCACATCTTCGTTGCCTCCCCCACTGACGAGATAAAGGTCGGCTCCACCGGCCGCGCTGTACCGGGCTACGTCGTCGCGGTCCTTGACGATCAAGGCAAACCACAGCCTCCGGGAACGCCCGGACAGCTCGCAGTCAAAGGGCCAACGGGATGTCGTTACCTCGCCGATGATCGACAAGGCGAATACGTTAAAAAGGGCTGGAACGTCACCGGCGACACTTTTATTCAGGACGCGGACGGCTACTTGTGGTATCAGGCACGCAGCGACGACATGATCGTCTCGTCCGGCTACAACATTGCCGCTCCCGAGGTCGAAGAAGCTTTGCTGACCCATCCTGATGTCAGCGAGTGCGCCGTGGCAGGCGTGCCTGATATCGACCGAGGGCAGCTCGTGACGGCGTTCGTTGTACTGCGTGAGGGGGTCGACCGCGGCGCGCGAGTCGCAACCGGACTGCAGGATTTTGTTAAGCAACGAATCGCACCATACAAATACCCACGTCGCGTCGTCTTCGTAGACGAATTGCCCAAAACGTCAAGCGGAAAGTTGCAGCGCTCCCGGTTACCGGGCGTCGCACGGGATGGCGCGAAGCCGATCTAG
- a CDS encoding 3-hydroxyacyl-CoA dehydrogenase family protein has protein sequence MDIERVLVVGAGAMGSQIALLCSRAGFTVACHDIDQHRLEAAYRELTDRSARDVAKGSRNQSDEDAALQRLTFGTDLARLATDADFVIEAAVEDLDVKRALFARLDRVTPKHAILASNSSGFVPSRIADATERVELVCNVHFFNPALVMKGVEIVTGPETAHRTTATAVALVRRLGRTPIVLHKEIPGFIANRILGAVRDEAIFLYESGIASVEAIDTACRTALGYPMGPFELMDLTGIDIGYSTKRARFAESGNPRDAPSKSVIELVALGQLGRKTGRGWYVYDGNGRKIGPDSGNHSPRSHRATGADT, from the coding sequence TTGGATATTGAGCGTGTACTTGTTGTCGGTGCCGGTGCAATGGGATCACAGATCGCACTGCTGTGTTCACGCGCAGGGTTCACGGTGGCATGCCATGACATCGACCAACATCGGCTCGAGGCGGCATATCGTGAGCTGACCGACCGCAGTGCGCGTGATGTCGCCAAGGGCTCGCGCAATCAGAGTGATGAAGATGCTGCCCTTCAACGACTAACTTTCGGCACCGATCTCGCCAGGTTGGCCACGGACGCTGACTTCGTCATCGAAGCCGCGGTAGAAGATCTCGATGTCAAACGAGCGCTATTCGCCCGGCTTGATCGAGTAACGCCCAAACATGCGATCCTGGCCAGTAATTCGTCCGGCTTCGTGCCCTCGAGGATCGCTGATGCCACCGAGCGTGTCGAGCTTGTCTGTAACGTCCACTTCTTCAATCCTGCGTTGGTGATGAAGGGCGTCGAGATCGTGACAGGGCCTGAGACAGCACACAGGACCACGGCAACTGCGGTGGCGTTGGTACGCCGCTTAGGCAGAACACCCATCGTCCTCCATAAGGAGATTCCCGGCTTTATTGCTAACCGAATTCTTGGCGCCGTCCGCGACGAAGCGATCTTCCTCTACGAGAGCGGCATCGCGTCCGTGGAAGCTATTGACACCGCATGCCGAACGGCGCTCGGCTACCCAATGGGGCCTTTCGAACTCATGGATCTCACGGGGATTGACATCGGGTACTCCACCAAGCGTGCACGATTCGCCGAATCCGGAAATCCTCGCGACGCACCATCAAAGAGCGTGATTGAGCTCGTTGCGCTCGGCCAACTCGGGCGCAAGACGGGGCGCGGCTGGTACGTCTACGACGGCAATGGACGCAAGATTGGGCCCGATTCTGGTAACCACAGCCCTCGCAGCCACCGGGCAACTGGCGCCGACACCTAG
- a CDS encoding Lrp/AsnC family transcriptional regulator, producing the protein MVTAFVLIDCGQEAIPEVARQLCDLKGVSEVYSVTGEFDLVAIVRVAEFDEVAEVIPNGIAKLPGVVTTRTHVAFQAYSRLDLEAMFSIGAD; encoded by the coding sequence ATGGTCACGGCCTTCGTATTGATCGACTGTGGGCAAGAGGCGATCCCGGAAGTAGCTCGACAACTCTGCGACCTCAAAGGGGTTAGCGAGGTCTATTCGGTGACTGGGGAATTCGATCTGGTAGCAATCGTCCGTGTCGCAGAATTCGACGAGGTGGCCGAAGTGATTCCCAATGGCATCGCTAAATTACCCGGAGTGGTCACGACACGAACTCATGTTGCGTTCCAAGCTTACTCACGACTGGATCTAGAGGCCATGTTCTCCATCGGAGCAGACTGA
- a CDS encoding enoyl-CoA hydratase/isomerase family protein, translating to MYENLIVKDCDGVAVVMMNRPDVRNAINSNMQAELRSVVTLAGEDDRVRAVIFTGAGDRAFAAGADIESLRDYTSETAMQSRMQRLFDDIEALNKPTIAAINGHALGGGCELAMACDIRIAAQTARFGLPETNLAILPGAGGTQRLARLIGPGRALDMILTGRNISAGEALGTGLVSRVVPDADLLVTAKETAATIMAKGPLAIRLAKLVVRASIDVDPRSGLMMERLAQALLYNSDDKREGVEAFFAKRPPSFTGK from the coding sequence ATGTACGAAAATCTGATTGTCAAAGACTGCGACGGCGTCGCTGTGGTCATGATGAACCGACCCGATGTTCGAAACGCGATCAACTCGAACATGCAGGCCGAGCTGCGTTCGGTGGTTACTTTAGCCGGGGAGGATGACCGGGTCCGGGCGGTAATCTTCACTGGCGCAGGAGACCGTGCCTTTGCCGCCGGAGCTGACATCGAGAGCCTGCGCGACTACACCAGCGAGACCGCGATGCAGTCGCGCATGCAGCGATTGTTTGATGACATCGAGGCGTTAAACAAGCCGACCATCGCGGCGATCAATGGCCATGCCCTCGGTGGGGGCTGCGAGCTAGCAATGGCATGCGATATCAGGATCGCCGCGCAGACTGCTCGTTTCGGCCTCCCCGAAACCAACCTCGCGATCCTTCCCGGCGCTGGTGGCACACAAAGGCTGGCCCGGCTCATCGGGCCCGGACGGGCCCTGGACATGATCCTTACTGGCCGGAACATATCCGCAGGCGAAGCATTGGGAACAGGTCTGGTTTCGCGAGTAGTCCCTGATGCCGACCTACTGGTAACGGCCAAGGAGACGGCAGCAACCATCATGGCCAAAGGCCCGCTTGCCATACGTCTGGCCAAGTTGGTAGTGCGCGCCAGTATTGACGTTGATCCGCGCAGTGGCCTCATGATGGAAAGACTTGCGCAAGCACTGCTTTACAACAGCGACGACAAACGCGAGGGGGTCGAGGCCTTTTTCGCAAAGCGGCCCCCTAGCTTCACCGGAAAGTAG
- a CDS encoding RidA family protein: MSLEFINPPELGTPKGFSHAAVGSGTIVFLAGQTALDASGRIVGTTVAEQFERALGNLLTALAAAGGTPTDLASLTIYIVNIDDYRASSHAIGAVWKQLVGRSYPPTAGIGVARLWDAEALVEVQGIAVLLD, translated from the coding sequence ATGAGTCTTGAGTTCATCAATCCACCCGAACTCGGCACACCGAAAGGTTTCTCGCACGCCGCGGTAGGTTCTGGGACGATCGTTTTTCTAGCGGGCCAGACCGCACTGGATGCATCCGGGCGCATCGTTGGTACGACCGTGGCAGAGCAGTTCGAGCGGGCCCTCGGCAACTTGCTCACGGCCCTTGCCGCTGCCGGAGGCACCCCCACCGATCTCGCGAGCTTGACTATCTACATCGTCAATATTGACGACTATCGGGCCAGTTCGCATGCAATCGGAGCCGTGTGGAAACAACTCGTTGGCCGCAGCTACCCACCGACAGCCGGTATTGGGGTGGCTCGTTTGTGGGACGCCGAAGCTCTTGTTGAGGTCCAAGGCATTGCCGTACTGCTTGATTAG
- a CDS encoding MFS transporter, producing MTSNAGSILTQVPRATPATFKQALFVAVTAGLGYGFDSYAVNIYGLVLPDIKKTLHITDAEAGYIGSIFLLGYTIGTIGFGYAADRWGRKATLGASILLYGVTTALAGLTTNIAAFTGLRFLTGVGGAGELAVGAPYTAEVWPTKTRALGVGGVIFSFFSLGYVLAAAVALALVPHFGWQSAFIVAIVPAIVLFLVRRGITESHRYADVQAKIVSGVAKPRLWQLPGVRRRLISGWLIYTANAVGFWGVSIFLTTYIVKRFHASPIEAIRYALVFFLLQVVFVYLGTALADWVGRRPSAILAALIEIASTVLAATSYSLNRYLIFGAIAIATIGWLWGVGDAYISELFPTVLRGTGFGIAVGGGRVVSIAAPTIVGWAITRYGLETPYLALAGLWALTLVGYLLGPETKGRELEDLADEALTEDLVPVETKR from the coding sequence ATGACGTCGAACGCGGGCAGCATCCTGACCCAGGTGCCGCGAGCCACACCTGCGACTTTCAAACAGGCCCTTTTCGTCGCAGTGACGGCCGGACTGGGCTACGGCTTCGACTCCTACGCGGTGAACATCTACGGCCTGGTGCTGCCGGACATCAAAAAGACGTTGCACATCACCGACGCCGAAGCCGGATATATAGGTTCGATCTTTCTGCTCGGCTACACGATCGGCACGATCGGGTTCGGATACGCCGCTGACAGGTGGGGGCGTAAAGCCACGCTCGGGGCGTCGATCCTGCTCTACGGCGTAACTACCGCACTAGCAGGACTCACGACGAACATCGCCGCCTTCACGGGCCTTCGCTTCCTCACCGGCGTGGGCGGTGCAGGGGAACTCGCGGTCGGCGCCCCATACACTGCTGAAGTTTGGCCGACGAAGACCCGCGCCCTCGGCGTCGGTGGTGTGATCTTCTCCTTCTTCTCGTTGGGTTACGTTCTCGCCGCAGCCGTTGCGCTGGCCCTGGTCCCCCATTTCGGTTGGCAATCGGCGTTCATCGTGGCGATTGTCCCGGCCATCGTGTTGTTCCTTGTCCGACGAGGCATCACAGAGTCGCACCGCTATGCCGACGTGCAGGCCAAAATCGTGAGCGGCGTTGCGAAGCCGCGGCTTTGGCAACTTCCCGGGGTGCGGCGACGCCTCATCTCCGGCTGGCTCATCTACACCGCCAACGCGGTTGGCTTCTGGGGCGTGTCGATTTTCTTGACGACCTACATTGTGAAGAGATTTCATGCATCGCCCATCGAGGCAATCCGCTACGCGCTGGTCTTCTTCCTGTTGCAGGTCGTTTTCGTCTACCTCGGGACCGCGCTCGCCGATTGGGTAGGTCGTCGGCCCTCGGCGATCCTTGCCGCGCTTATTGAGATTGCCTCAACGGTCCTGGCTGCCACCTCTTACTCGCTAAACAGGTATCTGATCTTCGGCGCGATTGCCATCGCCACGATCGGCTGGCTTTGGGGCGTTGGCGACGCCTACATCTCGGAGCTTTTCCCAACGGTCTTGCGCGGCACCGGTTTCGGAATCGCTGTTGGCGGCGGTCGTGTCGTCTCCATCGCCGCGCCGACCATCGTCGGCTGGGCGATTACGCGGTATGGGCTAGAGACCCCATACCTGGCACTGGCCGGCCTCTGGGCCTTGACGCTGGTCGGCTACCTGCTGGGCCCAGAGACGAAAGGCAGAGAACTTGAAGACCTAGCCGACGAGGCCCTCACGGAAGACCTCGTACCCGTCGAGACGAAGAGATAG
- a CDS encoding Bax inhibitor-1/YccA family protein, translating to MSTAEFSAVGAQNRTRTLFGQVMWLVAATAGLFALGAYLGRNLGNGLAFVFFILAFICLIGMRFAVRSSAGLSMALLLGVGLLMGLGMSPTLVYYAEADPQALWEAGGATALFVAGCGAFGYATRTDLSGIARVGFWALLALIGFGVVLIFVHIPGGAVIYSILGLVVFAGLTMVDFQRLRRSTDMDSAPLIAASIFLDALNVFSFFLQLFGGRGRD from the coding sequence ATGAGCACAGCCGAATTCAGCGCGGTCGGGGCGCAGAATCGCACTCGTACTCTCTTCGGTCAGGTCATGTGGTTGGTGGCTGCCACCGCGGGACTTTTCGCGCTCGGCGCCTACCTGGGCCGAAACCTCGGTAACGGCCTGGCGTTCGTGTTCTTCATTCTGGCGTTCATCTGCCTGATCGGCATGCGGTTCGCCGTCCGCAGCTCGGCGGGTCTAAGCATGGCACTGCTGTTGGGTGTGGGACTACTGATGGGGCTCGGGATGTCGCCGACGCTGGTCTACTACGCAGAGGCGGACCCCCAGGCACTGTGGGAGGCAGGCGGTGCGACGGCCCTGTTCGTTGCCGGCTGCGGCGCCTTCGGTTACGCCACTCGCACCGACCTGTCTGGGATCGCCCGTGTCGGCTTCTGGGCGTTACTTGCCCTCATCGGGTTCGGGGTCGTGTTGATCTTCGTCCACATTCCCGGCGGTGCGGTGATCTATTCGATTCTCGGGCTCGTCGTTTTTGCGGGTCTCACCATGGTCGACTTCCAGAGGCTCCGGCGATCTACGGATATGGACTCGGCACCGCTTATCGCCGCATCGATCTTCCTGGATGCGCTCAATGTGTTCTCGTTCTTCTTGCAGCTGTTTGGAGGCAGGGGCCGGGACTGA
- a CDS encoding SDR family oxidoreductase, which produces MPPIINYENKTVVVTGAATGVGAALVDKLRSAGAAHIVALDVKTCGDGVDQTIAVDLSDPTAVDGAIARLPDTVDVLFNNAGVAATQPLPVVMGVNVFAPRRLISSVQHRMPPGSAVVNTASTAGGGYLERLTPILELLALEDWDDSLNWVSAHPELTQNAYGFSKECAQVITLLWATPLSGRGIRVNSVCPGLIDTPLMVDFKASMGAPILDWMISQSGQRKAAPSEVADALVFLGSDAATYINGTNLLVDNGFSAAILTNQIDYTSMPTVDGLMNATA; this is translated from the coding sequence ATGCCGCCAATCATCAACTATGAGAACAAGACTGTTGTCGTCACCGGCGCGGCGACCGGAGTCGGTGCCGCCTTGGTGGACAAGCTTCGCTCCGCCGGCGCGGCGCACATCGTCGCCCTTGACGTAAAGACGTGCGGCGACGGCGTCGATCAAACCATCGCTGTCGACTTGTCCGATCCGACGGCTGTCGACGGGGCCATCGCCCGTCTTCCCGACACCGTCGATGTCTTATTCAACAACGCGGGGGTCGCTGCGACTCAACCGTTGCCGGTCGTGATGGGCGTCAATGTCTTCGCGCCGCGCCGCCTGATTTCCTCGGTGCAGCATCGGATGCCCCCGGGCAGCGCGGTGGTCAATACCGCGTCGACCGCCGGGGGCGGATACCTCGAACGGCTAACCCCGATTCTCGAACTGCTGGCACTCGAGGACTGGGACGATTCCTTGAACTGGGTCTCGGCACATCCCGAACTCACCCAGAATGCCTATGGCTTTTCCAAGGAGTGTGCCCAAGTAATCACACTGCTGTGGGCGACCCCGCTATCCGGCCGAGGCATCCGCGTTAACAGCGTGTGCCCCGGTCTGATCGACACACCGCTAATGGTCGATTTCAAAGCATCCATGGGCGCACCGATCCTGGACTGGATGATCAGCCAAAGCGGTCAACGTAAAGCAGCGCCAAGCGAAGTCGCCGATGCCCTGGTCTTTTTGGGCTCCGATGCGGCCACCTACATCAACGGGACCAATCTGCTCGTCGACAACGGATTTTCCGCGGCAATACTGACGAATCAGATCGACTACACGAGTATGCCCACTGTCGACGGGCTGATGAACGCAACGGCATGA
- a CDS encoding SDR family NAD(P)-dependent oxidoreductase, with product MSNEGSVSLVTGAGRGIGRAVAIRLSSHGCRVALTSRTKEELKETARLCAGEVLVLPADITSNAAIDKVFSAVESYWGAVEILIAAAGVSAAAPLVKTTDTQWDQMLDVNLTAPFRCIRRAAPAMIDRGYGRIVVIASVAAKKGDSYVSAYTASKHGLLGVVRTAAAELATKGVTVNAVCPGYVDTPMTERTIANIAQTTGRTVEDARAALQMKQPNRRLVTVDEVADAVWLCVTNAAINGQGITVDGGGVQS from the coding sequence GTGTCAAACGAAGGATCGGTGTCCCTGGTGACCGGTGCTGGTCGTGGAATCGGTCGCGCGGTAGCGATACGACTCAGTTCGCACGGCTGCCGCGTCGCGCTGACCTCGCGGACGAAGGAAGAACTGAAAGAGACGGCGCGTCTGTGTGCGGGCGAGGTGCTGGTACTACCAGCGGACATCACGTCGAACGCCGCCATCGATAAGGTATTCAGCGCAGTTGAAAGTTATTGGGGGGCAGTGGAAATCCTCATTGCAGCCGCAGGGGTGTCGGCAGCGGCACCACTTGTGAAGACCACCGACACACAATGGGATCAGATGCTGGACGTGAATCTCACGGCACCGTTTCGCTGCATCCGACGGGCTGCGCCAGCGATGATCGATCGTGGCTACGGACGGATCGTGGTGATCGCTTCCGTCGCCGCCAAGAAAGGTGATTCCTACGTCAGTGCTTATACCGCCAGCAAACACGGTCTGCTTGGAGTAGTGCGTACTGCCGCCGCCGAACTGGCTACCAAAGGAGTCACCGTCAACGCAGTGTGTCCTGGATACGTCGACACCCCCATGACTGAGCGCACCATCGCCAATATCGCACAGACAACCGGCCGCACAGTCGAGGACGCACGGGCGGCACTGCAAATGAAGCAACCCAATCGACGATTGGTGACGGTGGACGAGGTAGCCGACGCGGTGTGGCTGTGCGTTACCAACGCTGCCATCAACGGGCAGGGCATCACGGTCGACGGCGGAGGAGTTCAATCGTGA
- a CDS encoding heavy metal translocating P-type ATPase, producing MSGVDAGVLVGAALAIAGLAWYFFAPRRPQAAVVSDGVQRIEVTVRGGYSPNVIEVRRGIPVEVEFDRQEAGDCSSRVVFPDLNLSATLPAHERTIVRFTPEQPGSFGFSCGMNMIHGTVVVNPNGTAAASLGAERPDTAIGYTPSAGASGPTAAEVEAPQAAERHTEIADLTRRVVIGAVLTVPVLYAVMAQPLGAHWVPSVLLNHWLQLTVITPVMFYVGWPIHRTGWLALAHRSADMNSLITLGTLAAYTYSLLVTVASWALPAGLRDVYFEAVGVILTLIMLGRLLEARAKAGTGEAIRALLGLRARTARVLRDNAQTEIPVDEVIVGDEILIRPGEKIPVDATVLSGHSAVDESMVTGESMPVVKHAGDVVIGATVNTTGSLRVRAAKVGADTMLAQIIRMVQQAQASRAPIQRLADAISAYFVPVVIATAIATFAIWFVVGPAPTLTQALVSAVAVLIIACPCALGLATPLSIMVGTGKGARAGILIRSAEALETAHKLDTIVMDKTGTITAGKPALTDVRVTGAVTESELLMLVAAAEADSEHPIASAVVTGARDRSINLPAVSAFESVTGKGVRATVAGLSVLVGTATLLAENGIDTAELEHIGAELAAAGKTPILAAVDSHPAGVFAVADTVKEESAAAIAALHKLGLQVVMITGDNARTAAAIARQVGVERVLAEVLPQHKASEIRRLQSEGRRVGMVGDGINDAPALAQADVGLAIGTGTDVAIEAADITLISGSLAGVVTSIRLSRATMRNIRQNLFFALIYNAIGIPLAAGVLYPLLGLRLSPMIAAGAMALSSLSVVGNANRLRRYRIQPTRGAEPSTIEARAETVAAQHQPITDQTRG from the coding sequence ATGTCCGGTGTTGATGCTGGCGTTCTGGTGGGCGCGGCGTTGGCGATCGCTGGGTTGGCGTGGTATTTCTTTGCCCCGCGACGCCCCCAGGCCGCCGTGGTCAGCGACGGGGTGCAGCGCATCGAGGTGACGGTGCGTGGTGGGTATAGCCCCAACGTCATAGAGGTGCGCCGCGGCATTCCCGTGGAGGTCGAATTCGACCGGCAGGAAGCCGGCGATTGCAGCTCGCGGGTGGTCTTTCCCGACCTCAATTTGTCGGCGACCCTACCTGCGCACGAGCGCACCATCGTCAGGTTCACCCCAGAACAGCCGGGGTCATTCGGGTTTAGCTGCGGGATGAATATGATTCACGGCACTGTGGTCGTAAACCCCAATGGAACGGCCGCTGCATCTCTCGGAGCCGAAAGACCTGACACTGCAATTGGTTACACCCCTTCTGCGGGTGCTAGTGGGCCGACTGCCGCCGAGGTCGAAGCTCCGCAGGCAGCAGAAAGACACACGGAAATCGCCGACCTGACCCGCCGGGTCGTGATCGGCGCGGTACTCACCGTCCCGGTGCTGTATGCGGTGATGGCTCAACCGTTGGGCGCCCACTGGGTGCCGTCGGTCTTGCTCAACCATTGGCTGCAGCTGACGGTGATCACCCCGGTGATGTTTTACGTGGGCTGGCCGATCCACCGCACCGGTTGGCTGGCGCTGGCGCACCGCAGCGCCGACATGAACAGCCTCATCACGTTAGGCACGCTGGCGGCCTACACCTATAGCCTGCTGGTCACGGTCGCTTCCTGGGCCTTGCCGGCCGGACTGCGCGATGTGTATTTCGAGGCAGTCGGAGTGATCCTGACCCTAATTATGCTGGGCCGGCTACTAGAAGCCCGCGCGAAGGCCGGGACCGGCGAAGCCATCCGTGCCCTGCTTGGCTTGCGCGCCCGTACCGCCCGTGTCCTGCGCGACAATGCCCAAACCGAGATCCCCGTCGATGAGGTTATCGTCGGTGACGAAATCCTGATCCGTCCCGGGGAGAAAATCCCGGTCGACGCTACCGTGTTGTCCGGGCATTCCGCCGTTGACGAGTCGATGGTGACCGGGGAATCCATGCCGGTGGTCAAGCACGCCGGCGACGTGGTCATCGGCGCGACGGTCAACACCACCGGCTCGTTGCGGGTGCGTGCGGCTAAAGTCGGCGCGGACACCATGCTGGCGCAGATCATCCGTATGGTGCAGCAGGCACAGGCGTCGCGAGCTCCGATCCAGCGGTTGGCCGACGCGATCTCGGCCTACTTCGTGCCGGTCGTGATCGCCACTGCCATCGCCACTTTCGCGATCTGGTTCGTCGTCGGGCCGGCACCCACATTGACCCAGGCGTTGGTATCGGCGGTAGCGGTTCTTATCATCGCCTGCCCCTGCGCACTCGGTCTGGCGACCCCCCTGTCGATCATGGTCGGCACCGGCAAGGGTGCCCGCGCGGGCATTCTGATCCGTTCGGCCGAAGCGCTCGAGACCGCGCATAAGCTCGACACCATCGTGATGGACAAGACCGGCACTATCACCGCCGGTAAACCGGCTCTTACCGATGTCCGCGTGACCGGAGCGGTCACGGAGAGCGAACTGCTCATGCTGGTTGCGGCCGCCGAAGCCGACAGCGAACACCCCATCGCCAGTGCGGTGGTTACCGGCGCCCGCGATCGAAGCATCAACCTTCCCGCCGTGTCGGCGTTTGAGTCAGTTACCGGCAAGGGCGTCCGGGCCACCGTCGCGGGGCTTAGCGTACTTGTTGGCACCGCAACGTTGCTGGCCGAAAATGGTATCGACACAGCTGAACTCGAGCACATCGGCGCAGAATTAGCCGCCGCAGGAAAGACCCCGATTCTCGCCGCCGTCGACAGCCACCCGGCAGGGGTCTTCGCGGTCGCTGACACCGTCAAGGAGGAGTCCGCGGCGGCTATCGCCGCCCTGCACAAGTTGGGCCTGCAAGTCGTGATGATCACCGGAGACAACGCGCGCACCGCCGCCGCGATCGCTCGCCAGGTCGGGGTCGAACGGGTATTGGCCGAAGTCCTACCCCAGCACAAGGCCAGCGAGATCCGCCGGCTGCAAAGCGAGGGCCGAAGGGTCGGGATGGTCGGTGACGGCATCAACGACGCTCCCGCCCTCGCCCAAGCCGACGTCGGCCTGGCTATCGGCACCGGTACCGATGTCGCGATCGAAGCCGCCGATATCACGCTGATTTCGGGATCACTCGCCGGTGTGGTCACATCGATCCGGCTCTCGCGCGCCACCATGCGCAACATCCGGCAGAATCTCTTCTTTGCTCTGATTTACAACGCCATCGGCATCCCGCTCGCCGCGGGGGTCCTCTATCCGCTGCTCGGGCTGCGGCTCTCGCCGATGATCGCCGCCGGCGCCATGGCCCTGTCCTCACTCTCGGTCGTCGGCAACGCCAACCGCCTACGCCGCTACCGGATCCAGCCAACGCGCGGTGCCGAACCATCAACGATTGAAGCTCGGGCGGAAACCGTTGCCGCCCAACACCAACCCATCACTGACCAAACCCGAGGATGA